One window of the Trypanosoma brucei gambiense DAL972 chromosome 5, complete sequence genome contains the following:
- a CDS encoding variant surface glycoprotein (VSG)-related,putative, producing the protein MIMWKKLLGLIVGVVSMTMMPVSCVEQEIVNEDEFKTLCEFVSLAEQINESLKGIKEKSGVKMASLQKRVTDILYGTGVSHVDKMVWKRYRGQDCGEDNRDRPAVAGKALVKDLLCLCEGRDGRSTLKDICYTGNDKRYNSAKWEDSVHHKNTWNELQNKCERGRSEGVPTRTEFQGMRKRLETRIKERKRSGGRGNYIYGGNKDDAPTLCDGQESQTNGICVMYPEGSEEDSTIGIKWLGELKDLVEEVEEMSKSASTHTEPTTKPTTGTKADTNRDTRTKRNPKESSPTERSDEPQKNGNPNTQTATSTETALTTARPPEEQKSSSKIILQFLRIFLFLLSV; encoded by the coding sequence ATGATAATGTGGAAGAAGTTACTGGGATTAATTGTGGGCGTTGTttcgatgacgatgatgccCGTGTCCTGCGTTGAGCAAGAAATAGTTAACGAAGATGAGTTTAAGACATTATGTGAATTCGTTAGTTTAGCAGAACAAATAAACGAGTCGctaaaaggaataaaagaaaagtcAGGAGTAAAAATGGCTTCACTACAGAAGAGGGTTACGGATATATTGTATGGAACCGGAGTCAGTCACGTGGATAAAATGGTGTGGAAACGATACAGAGGGCAAGATTGCGGGGAGGACAATCGAGACAGACCTGCCGTGGCTGGAAAAGCCCTCGTAAAAgatcttctttgtttgtgtgaaGGGCGAGACGGACGATCGACTCTCAAGGACATTTGTTACACTGGAAACGACAAACGGTATAACTCTGCAAAATGGGAAGACTCTGTGCACCATAAAAATACGTGGAATGAATTGCAAAATAAATGTGAAAGGGGACGTAGCGAGGGTGTGCCGACGCGAACTGAGTTTCAAGGTATGAGAAAACGACTCGAGACGCGCATAAAAGAACGTAAACGCTCAGGCGGCCGTGGGAACTACATCTACGGAGGGAACAAAGATGATGCACCAACTCTCTGCGACGGACAGGAGTCACAAACTAACGGCATTTGTGTAATGTATCCGGAGGGATCCGAGGAAGACAGTACAATTGGCATCAAATGGCTTGGGGAGTTGAAAGATCTGGTtgaagaagttgaagaaatGAGCAAAAGTGCAAGCACGCACACTGAACCAACCACAAAACCAACCACAGGCACAAAGGCAGACACGAACAGAGATACACGGACGAAGAGAAACCCAAAGGAAAGTTCACCAACCGAGCGATCAGACgaaccacaaaaaaatggaaacccaAATACGCAAACAGCTACCAGCACTGAGACAGCTTTAACCACGGCGAGACCACCCGAAGAACAAAAGAGTTCGTCCAAAATTATTTTACAATTTCTAcggatatttttatttttattgtctGTGTAA
- a CDS encoding expression site-associated gene (ESAG) protein,putative: MRHLGFSGDKKRSMSIVGLFLFLLACVSVVATHANGSVLRSTGSEGKVWLDAPTSRRVPFRNPRVIFVVVQTRPSPGWCRMLMTAVVTNVSVISIGMGGNYSHTIRANWLLNFLDDEVLHDDDVLVMFDGADTLFTDGIHRKRKLDHFIKMSPPLPTFFNQAAIYRGDAWPPMLHTAEPDCYAPQLNITYNPKNESHWDRCARFYAMGLSEAKSIGVERLLWLPPPVRGHLNSGGIVGRVWAYKEAFSVFLQLREASTEWWCDQSIWAALFIWSVGSATGVDPKYIIRRGIISLDYDKRYFYYPTDEYDTSSVLIHFTGNPHQWLRYLPKYFTHLPWYRNLMGNNTYRHNVVAALRNTSIITYNYTRERIVRKYEDICDVEQMTDPEFLVYPLNK, translated from the coding sequence ATGCGGCATCTTGGCTTTTCTGGCGATAAGAAACGGTCGATGAGCATAGTgggcttgtttctttttttattggcTTGCGTGTCAGTGGTTGCAACACATGCAAATGGAAGTGTCCTCAGGAGTACGGGATCTGAGGGAAAGGTGTGGTTAGATGCACCAACTAGTCGGCGAGTCCCATTTAGGAATCCGAGagtcatttttgttgttgttcagaCCCGACCCTCTCCAGGTTGGTGCAGAATGTTAATGACTGCTGTTGTTACAAATGTGTCGGTAATTTCTATTGGTATGGGTGGGAATTACAGCCACACCATCCGGGCAAACTGGTTATTGAACTTCTTGGATGATGAGGTCCTccatgatgatgatgtgttAGTTATGTTTGATGGTGCGGATACACTTTTCACTGATGGAATCCATCGGAAACGGAAGCTTGACCACTTTATAAAAATGTCTCCCCCACTGCCTACATTCTTTAACCAAGCGGCTATATACAGAGGTGATGCTTGGCCGCCCATGCTTCACACAGCAGAACCGGATTGTTATGCTCCCCAGTTGAACATCACATACAACCCGAAAAATGAGTCGCATTGGGATCGTTGTGCGAGATTTTATGCCATGGGTCTGTCGGAAGCCAAATCAATTGGTGTTGAGCGGCTGCTGTGGTTGCCACCTCCCGTGCGTGGACACCTCAACAGTGGAGGAATTGTGGGCCGGGTATGGGCATATAAAGAGGCATTTAGCGTTTTTTTGCAACTCAGGGAAGCCTCCACTGAATGGTGGTGTGATCAGTCTATTTGGGctgctttatttatttggaGCGTTGGTAGTGCAACGGGTGTGGATCCCAAATACATAATACGGCGTGGAATCATTAGTCTTGACTATGACAAGAGATACTTTTACTACCCAACAGATGAATACGATACAAGTTCGGTACTTATACATTTTACAGGAAATCCCCACCAGTGGTTACGGTATCTCCCGAAGTACTTTACTCACCTTCCGTGGTATAGGAACcttatgggaaacaataCCTACAGACATAATGTCGTGGCGGCGTTACGAAATACTTCCATCATAACCTACAACTACACTCGGGAGAGGATTGTAAGGAAATATGAAGATATTTGTGATGTGGAACAGATGACTGACCCCGAATTTTTGGTGTACCCACTGAATAAGTAA
- a CDS encoding expression site-associated gene (ESAG) protein,putative, giving the protein MIVAAAGYLFFIIFVLSFSVAEECMLVADVEGEASLNESVCYLSCLSNALSKLYTDGEQRMLVSEEVYANASRILDDMEGKAGECVKYLSAISGVMEGKHDKLEKLISYGNEMGDLVAKVGGLFSDVNESVRAVRKKLPDALMKANKYYTSVAEVVRTVWDDVKGVGSLESRLVCDNPVFESVRKYHSTCPDYKCPFDGGVSTDAFRKYKNECLEIVVYYYDRCRAQELPRDRLYRGGIVGALPALLDWGGREHNYFKLILEIRQMFAPLISPLASGLPPSVLLATISNITSYYTHFNKVHANFTSLLIDADLTDNVNGTNFTI; this is encoded by the coding sequence ATGATTGTTGCAGCGGCaggttatttgttttttataatttttgtaCTCAGCTTCAGTGTCGCAGAAGAGTGCATGTTGGTGGCAGATGTTGAAGGTGAAGCAAGTTTAAATGAGTCTGTATGTTATCTCAGTTGCCTTTCAAATGCACTAAGTAAATTATACACTGATGGGGAGCAGAGAATGCTTGTGAGTGAGGAAGTATACGCAAATGCGTCGCGTATATTAGATGATATGGAAGGGAAAGCAGGTGAATGTGTTAAATATTTGAGTGCCATCAGTGGCGTAATGGAAGGTAAACATGATAAATTGGAAAAACTTATATCTtatggaaatgaaatgggGGACCTTGTAGCAAAGGTAGGTGGGTTATTTTCTGATGTTAATGAGAGCGTAAGGGCAGTGAGGAAAAAATTACCCGATGCTCTTATGAAAGCGAATAAATACTATACGTCTGTCGCAGAGGTTGTTAGAACAGTGTGGGATGATGTTAAAGGTGTCGGAAGCCTGGAGTCGAGGCTGGTGTGCGACAATCCAGTATTCGAAAGTGTCCGAAAATACCATAGCACGTGCCCTGATTATAAGTGTCCGTTCGATGGCGGTGTGAGCACAGACGCCTTTCGAAAGTATAAAAATGAATGCCTTGAAATAGTTGTGTATTATTATGATCGATGCAGAGCGCAGGAACTACCAAGAGACAGATTATACAGAGGTGGAATCGTTGGGGCTTTACCTGCTTTGTTAGATTGGGGTGGACGTGAGCACAATTATTTTAAACTCATCCTGGAAATACGGCAAATGTTCGCCCCCCTCATTTCACCGCTCGCTTCCGGGTTACCGCCATCCGTACTTCTTGCAACGATATCAAATATCACCTCTTATTACACCCACTTTAACAAGGTCCACGCCAACTTCACTTCTTTGCTTATTGACGCCGATCTTACTGATAATGTCAATGGTACTAATTTTACCATCTGA
- a CDS encoding guanase, putative, giving the protein MQTAVPVRYFLGTLIEAPARDTLIFAPRSLVCVGADGCITAVLQPNDIKNESGVSGGGGSGCGGKSDNETYEQTLKEARRSGALTVLKDHQYLLPGLIDLHVHAPQWPQLGKALDRPLEIWLHEYTFPLEAKYADLDFAATSYNSLVSTLLAHGTTTAVYFATIHVDASLLLARVCLEKGQRAVVGRVAMDLASQCPAYYRDASPQESIERSEIFIRAVRKLPGNGNSSPLVLPAVVPRFIPTSSDEALQGLGRLVAKYGCHVQSHVSESDWEHHHVLERCGKPDAFALDDAGLLTRRTVLAHGNFLSDADMKLLCSRGSAVAHCPLSNFYFSGAVFPLRRALDFGLRVGLGTDISGGPSPAIWDAARDALMAARALESGVDPTTSKEERGGRRHANPEQSKAEDSNGKKGENPRVGGSAAESRDSTSCRINSVEAFWLATTRGGEALDLKVGRLAAGFHFDAVVVDVSVPTGGVHIFQGLDGPRDIFDKIVYGASAANVVQTYVAGRLVHGRVEL; this is encoded by the coding sequence ATGCAAACCGCCGTGCCTGTGCGTTATTTCCTTGGGACTCTCATTGAGGCCCCTGCACGTGACACCTTAATTTTCGCTCCCCGCTCTCTTGTCTGCGTTGGTGCTGACGGCTGTATTACCGCTGTCCTCCAACCCAATGacataaaaaatgaaagcggTGTGAGCGGCGGCGGTGGAAGTGGTTGTGGAGGGAAAAGCGACAATGAAACATACGAGCAAACGCTTAAGGAAGCCCGGAGGTCCGGAGCACTCACAGTGCTGAAAGACCACCAATATCTTCTTCCAGGTCTTATTGATCTCCATGTGCATGCACCGCAGTGGCCCCAGCTTGGAAAGGCGCTTGATCGGCCGCTCGAAATATGGCTGCATGAGTATACTTTTCCACTCGAGGCGAAGTACGCCGACCTCGACTTTGCAGCCACATCATACAACTCCCTTGTTTCAACATTATTGGCACACGGAACTACGACGGCTGTGTACTTCGCTACAATCCACGTGGATGCAAGTCTTTTGCTGGCACGCGTATGCCTCGAGAAAGGTCAGCGCGCCGTCGTTGGCCGCGTTGCAATGGATTTGGCATCGCAGTGCCCAGCTTATTACCGGGATGCAAGCCCCCAGGAATCTATTGAACGCTCCGAAATTTTTATCAGGGCTGTCCGCAAGCTTCCCGGCAATGGCAATAGCAGTCCTCTTGTGCTCCCTGCTGTAGTCCCGAGATTTATTCCAACAAGCAGCGATGAGGCGCTTCAGGGTCTTGGTCGTCTGGTCGCCAAGTACGGCTGCCACGTGCAGTCACACGTGTCGGAGAGCGACTGGGAGCATCACCACGTGTTGGAGCGCTGTGGTAAACCAGACGCCTTCGCTCTGGATGATGCCGGCCTGCTGACGCGGCGCACGGTCCTCGCTCACGGAAATTTCCTCTCAGATGCGGATATGAAACTTTTGTGTTCTCGTGGTTCCGCGGTGGCGCACTGTCCGCTTTCgaacttttatttttcaggTGCCGTTTTCCCGCTGCGTCGTGCTTTGGACTTCGGGCTGCGCGTCGGTCTCGGGACGGATATCTCCGGGGGACCTTCACCTGCAATTTGGGATGCCGCCCGTGATGCCTTAATGGCCGCTCGTGCACTTGAGAGTGGTGTTGACCCAACAACTTCAAAGGAGGAACGTGGTGGCCGGCGTCATGCCAATccggagcaaagcaaagCGGAAGACTCAAacggaaaaaagggggaaaacccGCGTGTTGGCGGTTCAGCTGCAGAGTCACGAGATTCAACTTCATGCCGCATCAATTCTGTGGAGGCCTTTTGGTTGGCGACAACACGTGGAGGTGAGGCTTTGGATCTTAAAGTTGGTCGGCTCGCCGCTGGATTTCACTTTGATGCAGTTGTTGTGGATGTTTCCGTTCCCACTGGCGGTGTGCACATCTTTCAAGGTCTTGACGGACCCCGTGACATCTTTGACAAAATTGTCTACGGTGCGTCCGCAGCAAACGTTGTTCAGACATATGTGGCCGGCCGCTTGGTCCACGGGAGGGTAGAACTTTAG
- a CDS encoding T. brucei spp.-specific protein, translating to MGATRQNGVSPNTPSVSRPRGQQPSSGTGVSDQQQETQGSVASSSAVSRGTNQLGSDGEETFLKADVKQVDGSAGSLGRNPIAQPSDSAREPTDAQPRLWTAKKDKWIREGWNRDPKNNKTRKTATGKRKMAGREAQGIMPQVQIAGV from the coding sequence ATGGGCGCAACCCGTCAGAACGGTGTAAGCCCGAATACCCCTTCGGTTTCGCGACCTCGTGGCCAGCAACCATCAAGTGGGACCGGCGTCAGTGACCAGCAGCAAGAAACGCAGGGTAGTGTTGCATCGAGTTCAGCTGTTTCAAGAGGAACTAACCAACTAGGTTCGGACGGTGAAGAAACCTTTCTGAAAGCGGATGTTAAACAAGTTGATGGGTCAGCTGGCAGTCTGGGCAGGAATCCGATCGCGCAGCCATCCGACAGTGCCAGAGAGCCGACAGATGCGCAACCCCGGTTGTGGACCGCAAAGAAGGACAAGTGGATCAGAGAGGGTTGGAATCGGGATccgaaaaacaacaaaacacgaAAAACGGCAacggggaagaggaaaatggCGGGAAGGGAGGCTCAGGGGATCATGCCACAGGTCCAGATCGCGGGAGTGTGA